From the Acinetobacter sp. 10FS3-1 genome, one window contains:
- a CDS encoding ParB/RepB/Spo0J family partition protein: MASTKELLAQKLKQNTEKHQQAQKDNIKEPKEFRRNVPIEDISRSPNQPRKIFEESQLKELADSINEIGLLQPITVRKLDNLKYELIAGERRLRAHQLLGKSVIEAIIIDANNVEASLLTLAENLKRQDLTDYEIFIGLNSLDEKLKKNKQRLANSLGLNREDMYKYLAYEKLPQAILNDLDVEPGLLGRTAATAFKKFLSDHLEQLSEAEMALLGAWEKLKDKKLEQSKVTTYAEKLLSQNPEKLTTTSVVRKIEYAGKIAGNIKLNQKQLKVSLNISKIDEASLLQLEDFLKQLIQKSEKV; this comes from the coding sequence ATGGCAAGCACCAAAGAGCTTTTAGCTCAGAAACTGAAACAGAATACAGAAAAACATCAGCAAGCACAGAAAGACAATATTAAAGAGCCGAAAGAGTTTAGACGTAATGTCCCTATTGAGGATATCAGCCGAAGTCCAAACCAGCCGCGTAAAATATTTGAAGAGTCACAGTTAAAAGAACTGGCGGATTCTATTAATGAAATCGGCCTTTTGCAGCCCATTACAGTACGTAAACTGGATAATCTGAAATATGAACTGATTGCAGGCGAGCGACGCTTACGGGCACATCAATTACTCGGAAAGTCTGTGATTGAAGCCATTATAATTGATGCAAATAATGTAGAAGCATCTTTGTTAACCCTGGCAGAGAATTTAAAGCGTCAGGATCTGACAGATTATGAGATTTTTATTGGCTTGAACTCACTTGATGAGAAATTAAAGAAAAACAAGCAACGTTTAGCCAATTCACTGGGTTTAAATCGCGAAGATATGTACAAGTATTTAGCATACGAAAAACTGCCGCAAGCAATTTTAAATGACCTTGATGTGGAACCGGGCTTGCTAGGCCGTACTGCTGCAACTGCATTCAAAAAATTTCTATCGGATCATCTTGAACAACTCTCTGAAGCCGAAATGGCCTTACTCGGAGCTTGGGAAAAATTAAAAGACAAAAAACTCGAGCAAAGCAAAGTTACTACTTATGCTGAAAAACTATTGAGTCAGAATCCAGAAAAACTGACCACAACATCCGTGGTCAGAAAAATTGAATATGCTGGTAAGATTGCGGGGAATATCAAACTGAATCAAAAACAGCTTAAAGTTTCTCTGAATATCTCGAAAATTGACGAAGCCAGTCTTTTACAATTAGAAGATTTCTTAAAACAGCTGATTCAAAAAAGCGAAAAAGTGTAG